The genomic interval GTACAGCCTACTAGCGAGAAATGCTCGCTGATACCCGCCAAACGCTATGCACAGAGGAGCGAACGGCGGTTCTGTGCTGTTGTGTTGTGGAGCCGACCCGAACGTCCAATGATTGAGCCTGTTCAGCCATGAGCACAAAAATGGTGTAGCCGCCCTCGACGTTCACAACGAGACCTGGAGCATGACTGGAAGAGTGTCAAAGTGCAGGCTCGCAATTTGAGCCTGAAAACAGGCAAAGTGCGCAGAATGAACTCCATACCGATTCGAAACATTCTTGTCCCCACCCGCGGCCCGGATGACTGGAAATCGCTACTGGGCGATCCGGAAAAGCATTGGGTCCGGGGACGGTCGGCACGAGCGATGGCTCATACCTGGGAAGCCAGCGACGGCTTCCCAACGGAAATTCGGGCGGCCCTCGAATCTGATGGCGGCTTTCAGGGAATAGTGCCGCTGCTGATCTGTCCCGAATGGAAGGTGCCGCTGCCCGGTGGTCGGCGTGCTTCCCAGAATGACGCTTGGGTCCTGACGCGGGACGGACGGGGCGTGGTGTCACTGGCAATCGAAGGCAAGGTGGACAAGCCGTTTGACCATCCACTCGGCGAGTGGAAGCGGGATGCGAGCCCTGGAAAGCAGACGCGCCTCGCTTACTTCATGCCGTGCTCGGACTGAACAATGAGCTTCCGGACGATGTGCATTATCAGCTTGTTCACCGGACCGCATCGGCGGTGATCGAGGCCCAACGCTTCGGTGCCCACGCCGCAGTCATGCTGGTGCATTCGTTCAGCCCCGAAAATCGCTGGTTCGAGGAATTTCTGAAATTTGCCGAGGCGTTCGGGGTGAGGCCGGAGGTCGGCCGCTTGGCCAGAACCAGCGCGCAAAACCGCTTGCCGCTCGACCTCGGTTGGGTTCATGGCGACGAGCGCTTCCTCCTGGCCTGAGATAGCTGGATGTCCCGCTCACAGCTTGACCGATACCATCAGCTCACAAGCCTGATTCGGCAGCGTCGGGGCGCGAGCCGTGAATTTCTTCAACATGAACTCGGGATCTCCCGCGCGACATTGACCCGCTATATTTCGGAGCTGCGCGATATCTACGACTATCCGATTCGCTTCGACCGCGGCATCGGGGGCTATGTCTGGGAGGACAAAGGCTATTACCGAGGACGGGACCTCCCCGGCGTCTGGTATTCGGAGGAGCAGATTCACGCGCTGCTGGCGATGGATGCCTTGATTCAGGACCTGTCCCCCGAACTCATCTCTCGCACGATCCAGCCCATCCGCGACCAACTCAGCAAGGCTCTGGAATCGGCCTCCGCAAAGCCGGACGAGCTGCGGCGGCGGGTCAAGCTGATCTCGACGAGCCGGCGAAAACTCCTGGGGGCGTATTTTCCCGAACTCGCTTCGGCGATCGTCACCCGGCGGCGCGTCCGAATGCGCTATTACGCGCGCATTCGCGACCAGGAATCCGAGCGCGAGGTGTCGCCGCAACGCCTGATCAACTATCGATCCAACTGGTATCTGGAAGCGTGGTGCCACCGAGCCGAGGGCCTGCGCAATTTTTCGGTGGACTGCATTCGGGAGCTGAATGTCCTAGAGACGTCTTGCCGGGAGATCCCGCTCGATGTACTGGAGCAACAGTTCGATGCCGGCTACGGCCTGTACTCGGGCCCGGAAACGCAATGGGCAAAGCTGCGCTTCACCGTGGCACAAAGCCGGTGGGCACGAGACGAAATCTGGCATCCGATGCAGCGCGGGACTGTGGACGCGGAGGGACACTGGGTGCTCGAGGTTCCCTTTGCAGACGTGCAGGAAATCCAGATGGAAGTCCTGCGTTTCGGGCCA from Banduia mediterranea carries:
- a CDS encoding helix-turn-helix transcriptional regulator — encoded protein: MTRYISELRDIYDYPIRFDRGIGGYVWEDKGYYRGRDLPGVWYSEEQIHALLAMDALIQDLSPELISRTIQPIRDQLSKALESASAKPDELRRRVKLISTSRRKLLGAYFPELASAIVTRRRVRMRYYARIRDQESEREVSPQRLINYRSNWYLEAWCHRAEGLRNFSVDCIRELNVLETSCREIPLDVLEQQFDAGYGLYSGPETQWAKLRFTVAQSRWARDEIWHPMQRGTVDAEGHWVLEVPFADVQEIQMEVLRFGPSIEVLAPAELRDRVAKTLGDAARQYKIKRLKK